From one Dyella sp. 2HG41-7 genomic stretch:
- a CDS encoding FAD-dependent oxidoreductase has translation MSATRPKLVVIGNGMAGIRTVEELLQLASGLYDITVFGAEPYGNYNRILLSMLLSGDKGADEIMLNTREWYAERGIALHAGDPVVAIDRRRKRVRSRRGVDVSYDRLLIATGSQPLIIPVPGRDLPGVIGFRSIDDVERMLEAARMHKRAAVIGGGLLGIEAANGLSRRGMRVTLIHRTDSLLNQQLNADAASLLARNLEARGLTLRLNAETVSLYGDERVEGVALADGSRIDADLVVMAVGVRPDIALAKSCGLYCENGIVVDDTLQTYDPYIYAVGECVQHRRITFGLVAPVWEQARVCASHLARVGHRRYRSAQTATKLKVTGIDLYSAGDFIGGAGTEDLVLRDPRRGVYKRLVLKGNRIIGAVLYGDAKDGGWYFELIQDGTDITPVRNRLLFGKHYCQPDAEQVGAVA, from the coding sequence GTGAGCGCGACGCGGCCCAAGCTGGTGGTGATCGGCAACGGTATGGCTGGCATTCGCACGGTCGAGGAGCTGCTGCAACTTGCGTCCGGTTTGTACGACATCACGGTGTTTGGCGCGGAACCGTATGGCAATTACAACCGCATCCTGCTTTCGATGTTGCTGAGCGGTGATAAGGGCGCCGACGAGATCATGCTCAACACGCGGGAATGGTATGCGGAGCGCGGTATCGCGTTGCATGCGGGCGATCCGGTGGTAGCGATTGATCGGCGTCGCAAGCGCGTGCGGTCGCGCAGAGGCGTGGATGTTTCTTACGATCGCCTGCTGATCGCAACGGGTTCGCAACCTTTGATCATCCCCGTGCCGGGACGCGATTTGCCCGGCGTGATCGGGTTTCGCAGCATCGACGATGTCGAGCGCATGCTGGAAGCGGCGCGTATGCATAAGCGCGCGGCGGTGATCGGTGGCGGCCTGCTTGGCATCGAAGCGGCCAATGGACTTTCCCGGCGCGGGATGCGTGTGACGTTGATTCATCGCACCGATTCGCTGCTCAATCAACAACTCAACGCCGACGCGGCGAGCTTGCTTGCCCGCAATCTGGAGGCGCGCGGCTTGACGCTACGATTGAACGCTGAAACGGTGTCGTTGTACGGCGACGAGCGTGTTGAAGGGGTGGCGTTGGCGGACGGCAGTCGGATCGACGCCGATCTCGTGGTGATGGCGGTGGGCGTACGACCGGATATCGCGTTGGCGAAGTCCTGCGGCTTGTATTGCGAAAACGGCATCGTGGTCGATGACACGTTGCAGACCTACGATCCCTACATCTACGCGGTAGGCGAATGCGTGCAGCATCGCCGCATCACGTTCGGTCTGGTGGCGCCGGTATGGGAGCAGGCGCGCGTATGCGCTTCGCATCTGGCGCGTGTTGGGCATCGTCGCTATCGCTCAGCGCAAACCGCCACCAAGTTGAAAGTCACCGGCATCGATCTGTATTCGGCAGGCGATTTTATCGGCGGCGCCGGCACCGAGGATCTGGTGCTGCGCGATCCGCGCCGAGGCGTTTACAAGCGGCTTGTGTTGAAGGGCAATCGAATTATCGGCGCCGTGCTTTACGGCGATGCGAAAGATGGCGGCTGGTATTTCGAACTCATCCAGGACGGCACGGATATCACGCCCGTACGCAACCGCTTGCTGTTCGGCAAACACTATTGCCAGCCTGACGCGGAGCAAGTGGGAGCGGTTGCATGA
- a CDS encoding NarK family nitrate/nitrite MFS transporter: protein MSSKATRIELFRLRTPSMRAFHLSWLAFFVCFFAWFAVAPLMPLIKGEFHLDKDQLANINIAAVAVTVFGRLIVGPLCDRFGPRRTYTWLLALGAIPVFGIAFAHSYTSFLLFRLAIGIAGAGFVITQYHTSVMFAPNVVGTANAVAAGWGNAGGGVAQSVMPCLVAAMLAIGVQHDLGWRAAMFVPGVSMLIVSALYWRYAQDTPQGDYKDLRAQSAQRGSGRPGGWAVFRAAMRNYRVWMLFVTYAGCFGVELFVHGVAASYYVDRFGLDLRHAGLAAGSFGLLALFARALGGIASDRLARKNGLAVRSWLLGALMLGEGLGLLWFSSTQVATVAIAAMIVFGLFTHMACGATYALVPFVDRKALGGVAGIVGAGGNVGAVVAGFLLKGTGSVQHTFALLGAFVIAGSLCALAVRFSAEHTAREEQLYREALRQAEPVASPSAAWAID, encoded by the coding sequence ATGTCGAGCAAAGCTACGCGGATCGAGTTGTTTCGGCTGCGCACGCCTTCCATGCGTGCGTTCCATTTGAGTTGGTTGGCGTTTTTTGTGTGCTTTTTTGCGTGGTTCGCGGTGGCGCCGTTGATGCCGTTGATCAAGGGCGAGTTTCATCTCGATAAAGATCAACTCGCCAATATCAATATCGCGGCGGTCGCGGTTACCGTCTTTGGGCGATTGATCGTCGGTCCGTTGTGCGATCGATTCGGTCCGCGACGCACGTACACATGGCTGCTGGCGCTTGGCGCGATACCGGTATTCGGCATCGCTTTCGCGCACAGTTACACATCGTTTTTGCTGTTCCGTCTGGCGATTGGCATCGCGGGCGCAGGCTTTGTCATTACGCAGTACCACACGTCGGTGATGTTCGCGCCGAATGTTGTCGGCACCGCGAACGCCGTGGCGGCAGGGTGGGGGAATGCAGGCGGCGGCGTGGCGCAATCGGTCATGCCTTGCTTGGTTGCAGCGATGCTGGCGATAGGCGTGCAACACGACTTGGGCTGGCGCGCAGCGATGTTCGTGCCTGGCGTATCGATGTTGATCGTTTCGGCGTTGTATTGGCGTTACGCGCAAGATACGCCGCAAGGCGATTACAAAGATTTACGTGCGCAAAGTGCGCAGCGCGGAAGCGGCAGGCCCGGCGGATGGGCCGTGTTTCGCGCAGCGATGCGCAATTACCGCGTCTGGATGTTGTTCGTCACGTATGCCGGTTGCTTTGGCGTCGAGCTGTTCGTGCACGGCGTCGCGGCCAGCTATTACGTCGATCGATTCGGGCTGGATTTGCGTCACGCAGGCTTGGCGGCGGGGAGCTTCGGTTTATTGGCGCTGTTCGCGCGCGCACTGGGAGGCATCGCCTCCGATCGCTTGGCGCGTAAAAACGGACTCGCGGTACGCAGTTGGCTGCTCGGCGCCTTGATGCTTGGCGAAGGTCTGGGCCTGTTGTGGTTTTCCAGCACGCAAGTCGCGACGGTGGCGATTGCCGCGATGATCGTCTTTGGATTGTTCACGCATATGGCATGTGGCGCCACGTATGCGCTGGTTCCGTTCGTTGATCGCAAGGCGCTCGGCGGCGTGGCGGGCATCGTGGGCGCGGGTGGCAACGTCGGCGCAGTGGTCGCAGGTTTTTTGCTGAAAGGCACCGGATCGGTGCAGCACACGTTTGCACTGCTCGGCGCATTCGTCATCGCCGGTTCGTTATGCGCACTGGCAGTGCGTTTCAGTGCCGAGCACACGGCGCGTGAAGAACAACTCTATCGAGAGGCGTTACGTCAGGCGGAGCCGGTAGCGTCGCCTTCCGCCGCATGGGCCATCGACTAA
- the nirB gene encoding nitrite reductase large subunit NirB — protein sequence MTIKLLVIGNGMVGHKLLEALMQRNPPGLDITVLCEESRPAYDRVHLSEFFSGKSADDLSLVAPGFFEQQGLHLRLASQAAHIDRAQKRVTTQDGEVIAYDKLVLATGSKPFVPPIPGNDRPACLVYRTIADLEAMTTWSKSSKVGVVIGGGLLGLECAKALRELGLETHVVEFASRLMAVQVDDVGGQMLRRKIEELGVTVHTGKSTANIVDGDGARHRMNFVDGGHLETDMIVFSAGIRPRDELARQCELGVGERGGIHVDNYCRTRDWDVYAIGECAYWGGKTFGLVAPGYDMARVVAAHLNALLERKHAQVLPEFIGADMSTKLKLMGVDVASIGDAHGATPGSRSYQFSDERRQIYKKLVVSGDGKQLLGGVLIGDAAEYGTLLQMMLNGIELPEDPEFLILPSAEGKAKPGLGANALPASAQICSCNNVSKGLLCEAVAAGATSIGELKANTKAGTTCGGCVPLVTQIMKSEMKRQGLAVNNHLCEHFAYSRQELFHLVRVERIKCFDDLLHRHGRGLGCDICKPVAASILASCWNEFVLQKEHASLQDSNDYFLANIQKDGTYSVVPRMAGGEVTPDGLIAVGHVAKKYGLYTKITGGQRVDMFGARLEQLPSIWEELIAAGFESGHAYGKSLRTVKSCVGSTWCRYGVQDSVGTAIHLENRYKGLRSPHKLKFGVSGCTRECAEAQGKDVGVIATEKGWNLYVCGNGGMKPRHAELLAGDLDTPTMIRYIDRFLMFYIRTADRLQRTSVWRDNLEGGLDYLKDVIVQDTLGIGAELEEQMQHIVNTYECEWKKAVTDPQTRARFHHFVNSANSDENVVFVAERGQIRPATMEEKRTRRPPIPAHVVTE from the coding sequence ATGACGATCAAATTGCTCGTGATCGGCAACGGCATGGTCGGGCACAAGCTGCTGGAAGCGTTGATGCAGCGCAATCCTCCCGGTCTGGATATCACCGTGCTATGCGAAGAAAGCAGGCCTGCATACGATCGCGTGCACTTGTCCGAATTCTTCAGCGGCAAAAGCGCGGACGATTTGTCGCTGGTCGCGCCAGGTTTCTTCGAGCAACAAGGTCTGCATTTGCGTTTGGCGTCGCAGGCCGCGCATATCGACCGCGCACAGAAGCGCGTGACGACGCAAGACGGCGAAGTGATCGCTTACGACAAGCTTGTGCTTGCCACTGGCTCCAAACCTTTCGTACCGCCAATTCCAGGCAACGATCGGCCCGCGTGCCTGGTCTATCGCACCATTGCCGATCTGGAAGCGATGACGACGTGGAGCAAAAGCTCCAAAGTCGGCGTGGTGATCGGTGGCGGCCTGCTTGGTCTGGAGTGCGCGAAAGCTTTGCGCGAATTGGGACTCGAAACGCACGTGGTCGAATTTGCGTCGCGCCTGATGGCGGTGCAGGTGGACGATGTCGGTGGACAGATGTTGCGCCGAAAGATCGAAGAGCTCGGCGTCACCGTGCATACCGGCAAAAGCACGGCCAATATCGTCGATGGCGACGGCGCGCGGCATCGCATGAACTTTGTCGACGGCGGCCATCTCGAGACCGACATGATCGTGTTCTCCGCCGGCATCCGTCCGCGCGACGAACTGGCCAGGCAATGCGAACTTGGCGTAGGCGAGCGCGGTGGTATTCACGTCGACAACTATTGCCGCACGCGCGATTGGGATGTCTACGCTATCGGCGAGTGCGCGTATTGGGGCGGTAAAACTTTCGGCTTGGTGGCGCCGGGTTATGACATGGCGCGTGTGGTGGCCGCGCATCTGAACGCGTTGCTGGAACGCAAGCATGCGCAAGTGTTGCCGGAATTTATCGGCGCCGATATGTCCACCAAACTGAAACTGATGGGCGTGGATGTGGCGAGCATTGGCGATGCGCATGGTGCGACGCCGGGCAGTCGCAGTTATCAGTTCAGTGACGAGCGCCGCCAGATCTACAAGAAACTGGTGGTGTCGGGGGACGGCAAACAATTGCTGGGTGGCGTGCTGATCGGCGATGCCGCCGAATACGGCACGCTGTTGCAGATGATGCTCAACGGCATCGAACTACCCGAAGATCCCGAGTTTTTGATACTGCCGTCGGCGGAAGGCAAAGCGAAGCCCGGACTGGGTGCGAATGCGTTGCCGGCGTCCGCGCAAATCTGCTCGTGCAATAACGTCTCCAAAGGACTGCTTTGCGAGGCCGTTGCGGCTGGCGCTACGTCCATTGGCGAGTTGAAGGCGAACACAAAGGCGGGAACGACCTGCGGCGGTTGCGTGCCGCTGGTCACGCAAATCATGAAGTCGGAGATGAAGCGCCAAGGTTTGGCGGTGAACAATCATCTGTGCGAGCACTTCGCGTATTCGCGCCAGGAATTGTTTCATCTGGTGCGCGTAGAACGCATCAAGTGTTTCGATGACTTGCTGCATCGACACGGTCGCGGTCTGGGTTGTGATATCTGCAAGCCGGTCGCCGCCAGCATCCTTGCTTCCTGCTGGAACGAATTCGTGCTGCAGAAAGAGCACGCCTCATTGCAGGATTCGAACGATTACTTCCTCGCCAATATTCAGAAAGACGGCACGTATTCGGTGGTTCCGCGCATGGCTGGTGGGGAGGTCACACCGGACGGCCTGATCGCCGTCGGCCACGTCGCGAAGAAATACGGTCTCTACACCAAGATCACCGGCGGCCAGCGCGTGGATATGTTCGGCGCGCGACTGGAGCAGCTCCCGTCGATTTGGGAGGAGTTGATCGCAGCCGGCTTCGAATCGGGACACGCATACGGCAAATCGTTGCGCACGGTGAAGTCGTGCGTCGGCTCCACCTGGTGCCGGTACGGCGTGCAAGATTCCGTCGGCACGGCGATTCATTTGGAAAATCGCTACAAAGGTTTGCGCTCACCGCACAAACTGAAGTTCGGCGTATCCGGTTGCACGCGCGAATGCGCCGAAGCGCAAGGCAAAGATGTCGGCGTAATCGCCACCGAGAAAGGCTGGAATCTTTACGTGTGCGGCAACGGCGGCATGAAGCCGCGCCACGCCGAGCTGCTGGCGGGCGATCTGGATACGCCCACCATGATTCGCTACATCGACCGTTTCCTGATGTTCTATATCCGCACGGCGGATCGCCTGCAGCGCACCAGCGTATGGCGCGACAACCTCGAAGGAGGCCTGGATTACCTCAAGGATGTCATCGTCCAGGACACGCTCGGTATCGGCGCGGAACTGGAAGAGCAGATGCAACACATTGTGAACACCTACGAGTGCGAGTGGAAAAAGGCTGTGACCGATCCGCAAACGCGCGCCCGATTCCACCATTTCGTTAATAGCGCAAACAGCGATGAAAACGTTGTCTTCGTGGCGGAGCGCGGACAGATTCGACCTGCCACGATGGAAGAGAAGCGAACTCGTCGCCCCCCAATCCCTGCACACGTCGTAACGGAGTAA
- the nirD gene encoding nitrite reductase small subunit NirD gives MDDTIIAQGWVLACSLDDIVPNTGVCALVDGEQVAIFRVGEHQLYAIDNYDPNADASVLSRGLLGSIGDRVVVASPIFKQHFDLRTGTCLEAPEYSVNTWQVRLEGDLVLLGQPKR, from the coding sequence ATGGACGATACGATAATCGCGCAAGGTTGGGTGCTGGCATGCAGTCTCGACGATATCGTGCCGAATACGGGCGTCTGCGCTTTGGTCGACGGCGAGCAAGTCGCGATATTTCGCGTCGGCGAGCATCAGCTTTACGCCATCGACAACTACGATCCGAACGCAGATGCGTCGGTGCTCTCGCGCGGCCTGCTTGGCAGCATCGGAGATCGCGTCGTCGTCGCTTCGCCGATCTTCAAGCAGCACTTCGACTTGCGTACCGGCACGTGTCTGGAAGCACCCGAATATTCCGTCAATACGTGGCAGGTGCGGTTGGAAGGCGACCTCGTCTTGCTGGGGCAGCCGAAACGGTGA
- a CDS encoding nitrate reductase, which yields MNIATTCPYCGVGCGVLARVGRDGATHVEGDPTHASNFGRLCVKGAALGETVDLQGRLLHPMVREADSSLRRVSWNDALDRVAAGFRRVIDEHGPDAVAFYVSGQLLTEDYYVINKLAKGYIGTANIDTNSRLCMSSAVAGHKRAFGEDVVPGCYEDLEQAELVVLVGSNTAWCHPIVFQRITKAKEAGGDVRVVVIDPRHTATCESADLHLPIKPGTDVWLFNGLLAFLCRHGAMDAHFVDEHTEGFAQAFAAAEADAGDPAEVARICGVQLTDLLTFYRWFARYERTVSLFSQGVNQSSSGTDKVNSIIHCHLLTGRIGRPGMGPFSITGQPNAMGGREVGGLANMLAAHMELENPVHREIVQLFWRSPRIASRPGLKAVDLFDAIDDGKVKAVWIMATNPVVSLPAADRIKRALSRCEWVVSSDIVTQTDTNAFAHVLLPALGWGEKDGTVTNSERRISRQRAFLPTPGEARADWRIVCDVAQRMGFDKGFQFDHPHEIFVEHARLTAYHNGDQKSDGELTAHRLLNLEGLTAISRRAYDAMSPVQWPVLPNGDGTARLFANHRYSHPNGRARFIAIRARAPAYVADRDYPLILNTGRVRDQWHTMTRTGKAPRLTGHIPEPFVDMHPHDALRCGVREGELARVQSAWGAMVARVKHGGGVLAGNVFVPIHWNDQFASDARVGSVVNPVVDPISGEPEFKHTPVRIEPFPVRWYGFALSRRSLAPDDLSYWTSIQGDRFRRYEIAHRERPSDCRAWARAWLGVTDADADWLEYEDRSTGIYRAAHLVDDRIESSVFLSSRPDLPSRHWLAGLFLHERLDEVDRIALLIGEPGDAGASTGPMVCSCFGVGRNTICDAIRSQGLESPAQITSRLRAGGNCGSCVPELRQLIAEVRAEVNA from the coding sequence ATGAATATCGCAACCACCTGTCCCTATTGCGGCGTAGGTTGCGGCGTATTGGCGCGCGTCGGTAGAGATGGCGCGACGCATGTGGAAGGCGATCCGACGCATGCGTCCAACTTCGGCCGCTTGTGCGTAAAGGGCGCAGCGCTGGGCGAAACGGTCGACCTGCAAGGACGGCTGTTGCATCCGATGGTGCGCGAGGCGGATAGCTCGTTGCGCCGAGTCAGCTGGAACGATGCGCTGGATCGCGTGGCGGCCGGATTTCGTCGCGTCATCGATGAGCACGGCCCAGATGCCGTCGCATTCTACGTATCGGGACAGTTGCTCACCGAGGATTACTACGTCATCAACAAGCTCGCCAAAGGCTATATCGGCACGGCGAATATCGACACCAATTCGCGCTTGTGCATGTCGTCCGCCGTGGCGGGCCACAAGCGAGCTTTCGGCGAAGATGTCGTGCCGGGCTGTTACGAGGATCTAGAGCAAGCCGAGTTGGTTGTGCTGGTCGGTTCGAATACGGCGTGGTGCCACCCCATCGTGTTTCAACGCATCACCAAGGCGAAAGAAGCCGGCGGCGATGTGCGCGTGGTGGTAATCGATCCGCGGCACACCGCGACGTGCGAATCGGCGGATTTGCATCTGCCGATCAAGCCGGGCACCGATGTCTGGTTGTTCAACGGCCTGCTGGCGTTTCTTTGCCGACACGGCGCGATGGATGCGCACTTTGTCGACGAGCATACGGAAGGTTTTGCGCAAGCGTTCGCGGCAGCCGAGGCGGATGCGGGCGATCCTGCGGAGGTGGCGCGCATCTGTGGTGTGCAACTTACGGATCTGCTGACGTTCTATCGTTGGTTTGCGCGGTATGAGCGAACGGTAAGCCTGTTTTCACAGGGTGTGAATCAATCGTCCAGCGGCACCGACAAGGTCAACAGCATTATTCATTGTCATCTGCTGACGGGGCGCATCGGCAGGCCCGGCATGGGACCTTTTTCCATTACCGGGCAGCCCAATGCGATGGGCGGTCGCGAAGTGGGTGGGCTGGCGAACATGCTTGCCGCGCATATGGAGTTGGAAAACCCTGTGCATCGGGAGATCGTGCAATTGTTTTGGCGATCGCCGCGCATCGCGAGTCGGCCGGGATTGAAGGCAGTCGATCTGTTTGACGCCATCGACGATGGCAAAGTCAAAGCGGTGTGGATCATGGCGACCAATCCCGTGGTCAGCCTGCCCGCCGCCGACCGCATCAAGCGCGCGTTATCGCGCTGCGAATGGGTGGTGAGTTCCGACATCGTTACGCAAACCGATACGAACGCGTTCGCACATGTGTTGCTACCCGCATTGGGATGGGGCGAGAAAGACGGTACGGTCACCAATTCCGAGCGACGCATCTCGCGACAGCGCGCGTTTCTGCCGACACCCGGCGAAGCGCGGGCGGATTGGCGCATCGTGTGCGATGTCGCACAGCGCATGGGCTTCGACAAGGGTTTCCAGTTCGACCATCCGCACGAGATCTTTGTCGAACACGCGCGTCTCACCGCATATCACAACGGCGATCAGAAATCGGACGGCGAGCTCACCGCACACCGACTGCTCAATCTTGAAGGGTTGACGGCGATATCACGCCGAGCCTATGACGCGATGTCTCCCGTGCAGTGGCCCGTATTGCCGAACGGCGACGGTACCGCACGCTTGTTTGCGAACCATCGCTATTCGCATCCCAATGGTCGCGCGCGCTTCATCGCGATCAGGGCGCGCGCGCCAGCTTACGTCGCGGACCGCGACTACCCGCTGATTCTCAACACCGGCCGCGTGCGCGACCAATGGCACACCATGACGCGTACCGGCAAAGCGCCGCGATTGACCGGACATATCCCCGAACCTTTTGTCGACATGCATCCGCATGACGCCTTGCGTTGCGGCGTACGCGAAGGCGAACTGGCGCGCGTGCAATCGGCGTGGGGGGCGATGGTGGCGCGGGTAAAGCATGGTGGCGGCGTGCTTGCGGGAAACGTGTTCGTGCCGATTCACTGGAACGATCAATTCGCGTCCGACGCACGCGTAGGCAGCGTGGTGAATCCGGTTGTCGATCCGATTTCCGGCGAGCCCGAATTCAAGCACACGCCGGTGCGCATCGAGCCGTTCCCCGTGCGTTGGTACGGCTTTGCGCTCAGCCGACGCTCCCTGGCGCCGGATGATTTGAGCTATTGGACCTCCATCCAGGGCGACCGCTTTCGCCGTTACGAAATCGCGCATCGCGAACGGCCGTCCGACTGTCGCGCTTGGGCCCGCGCATGGCTTGGGGTGACGGATGCCGATGCCGACTGGCTGGAATACGAAGACCGCAGCACCGGTATCTATCGCGCTGCGCATTTGGTGGATGATCGCATCGAGTCGAGCGTGTTTCTCTCCTCGCGTCCCGATCTACCGTCTCGGCATTGGCTGGCGGGTTTGTTCTTGCACGAGCGCTTGGATGAGGTGGATCGGATTGCGCTTTTGATCGGCGAACCTGGCGATGCGGGTGCGTCGACCGGACCGATGGTGTGCTCGTGTTTCGGCGTGGGGCGCAACACGATTTGCGATGCCATTCGCTCGCAGGGTTTGGAGTCGCCCGCGCAGATTACATCGCGCTTGCGCGCGG